A genomic window from Actinomycetota bacterium includes:
- the coaD gene encoding pantetheine-phosphate adenylyltransferase, producing the protein MAIALIPGSFDPVTLGHVDIIERTAAHFDEVIAAVIRNPQKSQTLFTLEEREEMLAEVTAHLGNVRIDFFKGLLVDFAREHGVNAIVKGLRAVSDFDYELQMAQMNYKLARIDTLFMPTSPQHSFLSSSLVREVARFGGDVSSMVPPTVAQRLKERFAR; encoded by the coding sequence GTGGCGATCGCCCTCATCCCCGGTTCCTTCGATCCCGTCACCCTCGGGCACGTCGACATCATCGAGCGCACGGCCGCCCACTTCGACGAGGTCATCGCCGCCGTCATCCGCAACCCCCAGAAGAGCCAGACGCTGTTCACGCTCGAGGAGCGCGAGGAGATGCTGGCCGAGGTCACCGCTCATCTCGGCAATGTGCGCATCGACTTCTTCAAGGGTCTGCTGGTCGACTTCGCCCGGGAGCACGGCGTGAACGCCATCGTCAAGGGCCTGCGGGCCGTCTCCGACTTCGACTACGAGCTGCAGATGGCGCAGATGAACTACAAGCTCGCCCGGATCGACACGCTGTTCATGCCCACCAGCCCCCAGCACTCGTTTCTCTCGTCGAGCCTCGTGCGCGAGGTGGCGCGCTTCGGCGGCGATGTCTCGTCGATGGTGCCGCCGACGGTCGCGCAGCGCCTGAAGGAGAGGTTCGCCCGATGA
- the recG gene encoding ATP-dependent DNA helicase RecG yields MPRRLRQLAELPVSVLDGVGPKKVEALATMEIETVLDLLTHYPRRYLDRTQQAAIKDLKVGDEAMVLAVVKRVQSRRTRQRRALVEVDVFDGTSYLRCTFFNQPWRAKQLREGADAVFFGKLEAYRGRRQMTNPVVDLIGNRTGRIVPIYPQSDKAGLTTWELGGWVEESLRRAGELADPLPREWLDRLDLVDRTWAFNQVHAPESMGAAQAARKRLVLDELLRLQLTLVMRKRALEREAKGIRHTVDGELVRRFHDALPFPLTRAQRNAIDELAADLAGPHPMHRLLQGDVGAGKTVVAVTALLMGVQSGRQGAFMAPTEVLAEQHDVAVRDLLRHLTVTAGEGSLFADRPLRVELLTHRTTAKERARIAAGLGDGTVDLLIGTHALLTEAVDFHDLGVVVIDEQHKFGVEQRAALRAKGRSSEGDGSENTVPDVLVMTATPIPRTAAMTVYGDLDVTVLDELPPGRTPVRTEWLRSPMEEAVAYTRVRKEVDAGRQAYVVCPLVEGSDKIQARAATDEHERLSREVFPDLRVALLHGQMKGKDKEAVMAGFRDGDVDVLVATTVIEVGVDVANATVMLVEDADHFGMAQLHQLRGRVGRGAAQSWCYLLGEATTPESEARLEALERATDGFELAEVDLEIRGEGTVFGTRQKGRSDLKLASLRRDREWVARAREVAFAIVDGDPHLRDHELLAEEIRLLIDDDEAEFLFKS; encoded by the coding sequence ATGCCGCGGCGGCTGCGCCAGCTGGCCGAGCTGCCGGTCTCGGTGCTCGACGGCGTCGGGCCCAAGAAGGTCGAGGCGCTGGCGACGATGGAGATCGAGACCGTCCTCGACCTCCTCACCCACTACCCGCGCCGGTACCTCGACCGCACGCAGCAGGCCGCGATCAAGGACCTCAAGGTCGGCGACGAGGCCATGGTGCTCGCGGTGGTGAAGCGGGTGCAGTCGCGACGCACCCGGCAGCGCCGCGCCCTCGTCGAGGTCGACGTGTTCGACGGCACCAGCTACCTGCGCTGCACGTTCTTCAACCAGCCCTGGCGGGCCAAGCAGCTGCGGGAGGGCGCCGACGCGGTGTTCTTCGGCAAGCTCGAGGCCTACCGGGGGCGGCGGCAGATGACCAACCCGGTCGTCGACCTCATCGGCAACCGCACCGGGCGCATCGTGCCTATCTACCCGCAGTCCGACAAGGCGGGGCTCACGACCTGGGAGCTGGGTGGCTGGGTCGAGGAGTCGTTGCGACGGGCGGGCGAGCTGGCCGACCCGCTGCCGCGGGAATGGCTCGACCGTCTCGACCTCGTCGACCGCACGTGGGCGTTCAACCAGGTGCACGCGCCGGAGTCGATGGGTGCGGCGCAGGCGGCGCGCAAGCGCCTGGTGCTCGACGAGCTGCTGCGACTGCAGCTCACGCTGGTGATGCGCAAGCGTGCGCTGGAGCGCGAGGCCAAGGGCATCCGTCACACCGTCGACGGCGAGCTCGTCCGCCGCTTCCACGACGCGCTTCCGTTCCCGCTCACACGTGCCCAACGCAACGCGATCGACGAGCTGGCCGCCGACCTGGCCGGGCCGCATCCGATGCACCGGTTGCTCCAGGGTGACGTGGGGGCGGGCAAGACCGTCGTGGCCGTCACCGCGCTGCTGATGGGTGTGCAGAGCGGCCGGCAGGGAGCGTTCATGGCGCCGACCGAGGTGCTCGCGGAGCAGCACGATGTCGCGGTCCGCGACCTGCTGCGTCACCTCACGGTGACCGCCGGGGAGGGCTCGCTCTTCGCCGACCGGCCGCTGCGGGTGGAGCTCCTGACGCACCGCACGACCGCCAAGGAGCGGGCTCGCATCGCCGCCGGGCTCGGCGACGGCACCGTCGACCTGCTCATCGGCACGCACGCGCTGCTCACCGAGGCGGTCGACTTCCACGACCTCGGCGTGGTCGTGATCGACGAGCAGCACAAGTTCGGTGTGGAGCAGCGGGCGGCGCTGCGCGCGAAGGGCCGGAGCTCGGAAGGTGACGGCTCAGAGAACACGGTCCCCGACGTGCTCGTGATGACGGCGACCCCCATCCCGCGCACCGCGGCGATGACCGTCTACGGCGATCTCGACGTCACGGTCCTCGACGAGCTGCCGCCGGGGCGCACCCCGGTGCGTACCGAATGGCTGCGCAGCCCCATGGAGGAGGCCGTCGCGTACACGCGCGTGCGTAAGGAGGTGGACGCGGGCCGGCAGGCCTACGTGGTGTGCCCGCTCGTCGAGGGTTCCGACAAGATCCAGGCGCGGGCGGCCACGGACGAGCACGAGCGCCTCTCGCGCGAAGTCTTCCCCGACCTGCGCGTCGCCCTCCTGCACGGCCAGATGAAGGGCAAGGACAAGGAGGCGGTGATGGCCGGCTTCCGCGACGGCGACGTCGACGTGCTGGTGGCGACGACGGTGATCGAGGTGGGCGTCGACGTGGCCAACGCCACGGTGATGCTCGTCGAGGACGCCGACCACTTCGGCATGGCCCAGCTCCATCAGCTACGCGGCCGGGTGGGTCGGGGTGCGGCGCAGTCGTGGTGCTACCTGCTCGGCGAGGCGACCACGCCCGAGAGCGAGGCCCGCCTGGAGGCGCTCGAGCGCGCGACCGACGGGTTCGAGCTGGCCGAGGTCGACCTCGAGATCCGCGGCGAGGGCACCGTCTTCGGCACGCGCCAGAAAGGCCGCAGCGACCTGAAGCTCGCGTCGCTGCGGCGAGACCGCGAGTGGGTGGCCCGCGCACGCGAGGTGGCGTTCGCCATCGTCGACGGCGACCCGCACCTGCGCGACCACGAGCTGCTGGCCGAGGAGATCCGCCTCCTCATCGACGACGACGAGGCCGAGTTCCTGTTCAAGTCCTGA
- a CDS encoding DUF177 domain-containing protein codes for MGPLVVNVADLLHRRGARRHERLIAPSLPGLAVVGTVVPPHEPINVDVDLESVSDGILATGSVTARWRSECRRCLADVADEARGGFQELFEPQAREGETYPLRHEHVDLEPLARETLLLELPLAPLCREECRGLCPTCGADLNRGACRCAPPDRDPRWEALDELRDQLNR; via the coding sequence ATGGGACCGCTCGTCGTCAACGTCGCCGACCTCCTGCACCGACGCGGGGCGCGCCGCCACGAGCGCCTGATCGCGCCCTCGCTCCCGGGCCTGGCGGTGGTGGGCACCGTCGTGCCACCCCACGAGCCGATCAACGTCGACGTCGACCTCGAGTCGGTGAGCGACGGCATCCTGGCCACGGGCTCGGTCACGGCCCGGTGGCGCAGCGAGTGCCGTCGCTGTCTCGCCGACGTGGCGGACGAGGCACGCGGCGGCTTCCAGGAGCTGTTCGAGCCGCAGGCGAGGGAAGGGGAGACCTACCCGCTCCGCCACGAGCACGTCGACCTCGAGCCGCTCGCGCGTGAGACGCTGCTCTTGGAGCTACCCTTGGCGCCGCTCTGCCGGGAGGAGTGCCGGGGCCTGTGCCCCACGTGCGGGGCCGACCTCAACCGGGGTGCGTGCCGGTGTGCGCCCCCCGACCGCGACCCACGGTGGGAAGCGCTCGACGAGCTGCGTGACCAGCTGAACCGCTAG
- the mutM gene encoding bifunctional DNA-formamidopyrimidine glycosylase/DNA-(apurinic or apyrimidinic site) lyase, which translates to MPELPEVETLRRDLEREVVGKRVKQVEITGMRSIRRHPNKKHFAGKLAGHKITGIDRRGKYLLLGLDGGDILVAHLGMSGQLLRAKGGARDKPDKHTHVVITFTQGGQLRFVDPRTFGELFLTTPDELEEQVPELAHLGFDPVDDMMSWTRFGDLLSAKKTKLKALLMDQKFVAGIGNIYSDEILFSAGLRYDRSSDSLSSQEVRRLYRAMVETLQDAIKHRGSSLADEQYRDLFGQLGDFQSQHKVYDREGYACRRCRSTIVRVKVNGRSSFLCEQCQV; encoded by the coding sequence ATGCCCGAGCTCCCGGAAGTCGAGACCCTCCGCCGCGACCTCGAGCGCGAGGTGGTGGGCAAGCGCGTCAAGCAGGTGGAGATCACGGGCATGCGCTCGATTCGCCGCCACCCCAACAAGAAGCACTTCGCGGGGAAGCTCGCGGGCCACAAGATCACGGGGATCGACCGGCGGGGCAAGTACCTGCTCCTCGGCCTCGACGGCGGCGACATCCTCGTCGCCCACCTCGGGATGAGCGGCCAACTCCTGCGGGCCAAGGGCGGCGCCCGCGACAAGCCCGACAAGCACACCCACGTGGTCATCACCTTCACCCAGGGCGGGCAGCTGCGCTTCGTCGACCCCCGCACCTTCGGCGAGCTGTTCCTCACCACGCCCGACGAGCTCGAGGAGCAGGTGCCCGAGCTGGCCCACCTGGGGTTCGACCCGGTCGACGACATGATGTCGTGGACCCGCTTCGGCGACCTGCTCTCGGCCAAGAAGACCAAGCTGAAGGCGCTGCTCATGGACCAGAAGTTCGTGGCGGGCATCGGCAACATCTACAGCGACGAGATCCTGTTCTCGGCCGGCCTGCGCTACGACCGCAGCTCCGACTCGCTCTCCTCGCAGGAGGTGCGCCGGCTCTACCGGGCCATGGTCGAGACCCTCCAGGACGCGATCAAGCACCGGGGGTCCTCGCTGGCCGACGAGCAGTACCGCGACCTGTTCGGCCAGCTCGGCGACTTCCAGTCGCAGCACAAGGTGTACGACCGTGAGGGCTACGCCTGTCGCCGTTGCCGGAGCACGATCGTGCGGGTCAAGGTCAACGGCCGGTCGTCCTTCCTGTGCGAGCAGTGTCAGGTGTGA
- the plsX gene encoding phosphate acyltransferase PlsX, whose protein sequence is MGGDKAPDEIVTGARQAAAELGVSVLLVGTPDRIGDTGGLEVLPASEVIEMADDPAQGVRRKKDSSLVRAAEAVRDGRASAMVSAGNTGATMASALLRMGRLKGVQRPAIATPIPVPGSLPTVLLDAGANTECTAQYLVQFAQMGSAFYGERYGVAEPRVGLLSIGEEAAKGTPLVKETHALLAAGAGVKFVGNVEGRDLMTDAVDVVVTDGFTGNVALKTLEGALRFFMGVVASRLPADALTPLLPVASELDPDTTGGAMLLGVDGVCIISHGSSGPRAVVGAVRLAAEMVEAGLVDRLRAAVAG, encoded by the coding sequence ATGGGCGGCGACAAGGCGCCGGACGAGATCGTCACGGGCGCCCGCCAGGCGGCCGCCGAGCTCGGCGTGTCCGTCCTGCTCGTCGGGACACCCGATCGCATCGGTGACACCGGCGGCCTCGAGGTGTTGCCCGCGAGCGAGGTCATCGAGATGGCCGACGACCCGGCGCAGGGCGTGCGGCGCAAGAAGGATTCCTCGCTGGTGCGCGCGGCCGAAGCCGTGCGCGACGGCCGGGCGTCCGCGATGGTGAGCGCGGGCAACACCGGTGCCACCATGGCCAGCGCGCTGCTGCGCATGGGCCGCCTCAAGGGCGTGCAGCGGCCCGCGATCGCCACACCCATACCGGTGCCCGGCTCCCTGCCGACGGTGCTGCTCGACGCGGGCGCCAACACCGAGTGCACGGCTCAGTACCTCGTGCAGTTCGCCCAGATGGGCTCGGCGTTCTACGGAGAGCGCTACGGCGTCGCCGAGCCGCGCGTCGGCCTGCTCTCGATCGGCGAGGAGGCCGCCAAGGGCACGCCGCTGGTGAAGGAGACCCATGCCCTGCTGGCGGCCGGCGCGGGCGTGAAGTTCGTGGGCAACGTGGAGGGTCGAGACCTCATGACCGACGCCGTCGACGTCGTCGTCACCGACGGCTTCACCGGGAACGTGGCCCTGAAGACGCTCGAGGGGGCCCTTCGCTTCTTCATGGGAGTGGTGGCGAGCCGTCTCCCCGCGGATGCCCTCACCCCGCTCCTGCCGGTGGCGTCCGAGCTCGACCCCGACACCACGGGGGGCGCCATGCTGCTCGGGGTGGACGGGGTCTGCATCATCAGCCACGGCTCCTCGGGGCCCCGGGCGGTCGTGGGCGCGGTCCGGCTGGCGGCGGAGATGGTCGAGGCGGGGCTGGTCGATCGGTTGCGCGCCGCGGTCGCTGGCTAG
- a CDS encoding ATP synthase F0 subunit B: MSDTDESLPVEQLDAEILLRRVADVVGNAKPIPLSTTVRLENKDEVLELLDEAVKRLPEELKRARWLLKEREEFLAKTQREADDLLNDARARAERMVQRTEIVREAERAAQRAVEEADDEARRLRHEAEDYCDQKLAGFEIVLERITKTVQAGREKLSVTPLPSVLDDDMGAVEAGEHDPFFDQDQA, translated from the coding sequence ATGAGTGATACCGACGAGAGCCTTCCGGTCGAGCAGCTCGACGCCGAGATCCTGCTGCGGCGCGTCGCCGACGTGGTCGGCAACGCGAAGCCCATCCCGCTCTCGACGACCGTTCGCCTCGAGAACAAGGACGAGGTGCTCGAGCTGCTCGACGAGGCGGTCAAGCGCCTGCCCGAGGAGCTCAAGCGGGCCCGCTGGCTGCTCAAGGAGCGCGAGGAGTTCCTCGCCAAGACCCAGCGCGAGGCCGACGACCTCCTGAACGACGCCCGGGCGCGCGCCGAGCGGATGGTGCAACGCACCGAGATCGTGCGCGAGGCCGAGCGTGCCGCGCAGCGCGCGGTCGAGGAGGCCGACGACGAGGCCCGCCGGTTGCGTCACGAGGCCGAGGACTACTGCGACCAGAAGCTGGCGGGCTTCGAGATCGTGCTCGAGCGCATCACGAAGACGGTGCAGGCGGGGCGCGAGAAGCTGAGCGTGACGCCGCTGCCGTCGGTGCTCGACGACGACATGGGCGCGGTCGAGGCCGGTGAGCACGATCCGTTCTTCGACCAGGACCAGGCGTGA
- a CDS encoding 50S ribosomal protein L32 has translation MAVPKKKTSKSKSRSRRASAWRLSAPPRSECPQCHQAKLPHVVCPNCGWYGGRQAIEVE, from the coding sequence ATGGCTGTCCCCAAGAAGAAGACGTCGAAGTCGAAGAGCCGCAGCCGCCGCGCCTCGGCGTGGCGCCTGAGCGCGCCGCCGCGCAGCGAGTGCCCGCAGTGCCACCAGGCCAAGCTGCCGCACGTGGTGTGCCCGAACTGCGGTTGGTACGGCGGTCGTCAGGCGATCGAGGTCGAGTGA
- the rsmD gene encoding 16S rRNA (guanine(966)-N(2))-methyltransferase RsmD: MRVVGGTAGGRRLRAPAGRTLRPTSERVREAVFSSLESMGALDGASVVDLFAGTGALGIEALSRGASRAVFVDIDAVALAAVQSNLESTGMTERGHVVRSDVVRFLERRDAGFDLAFADPPYEFQAWEDVLARLGARVAVLESDRDLDLGGRWSSSRWRTVKQKRYGDTVVTVVVQRADD; encoded by the coding sequence GTGAGAGTCGTCGGCGGCACCGCAGGAGGGCGGCGGCTCCGCGCCCCCGCGGGTCGCACCTTGCGACCCACGAGCGAACGGGTGCGCGAGGCGGTCTTCTCCTCGCTCGAGAGCATGGGTGCCCTCGACGGTGCGTCGGTGGTCGACCTGTTCGCGGGCACGGGCGCGCTCGGCATCGAGGCGCTCTCGCGCGGTGCCTCCCGCGCCGTGTTCGTGGACATCGACGCCGTCGCCCTCGCGGCCGTGCAGTCCAACCTCGAGTCGACGGGGATGACCGAGCGTGGCCACGTCGTGCGGTCCGATGTCGTGAGGTTCCTCGAGCGGCGGGACGCCGGCTTCGACCTGGCTTTCGCCGACCCCCCGTACGAGTTCCAGGCGTGGGAAGACGTGCTGGCCCGGCTCGGCGCCCGCGTCGCCGTGCTCGAGTCGGACCGTGACCTCGACCTCGGCGGCAGGTGGAGCAGTTCCAGGTGGCGGACTGTAAAGCAGAAGCGCTACGGCGATACCGTGGTGACCGTGGTCGTGCAACGAGCGGACGATTGA
- the rnc gene encoding ribonuclease III, whose protein sequence is MSTSSELAALTERLGLEFRDDDLLARALAHRSWCAETAGTDSNERLEFLGDAVLGLIVTDHIFRTYPLLPEGELAKVRASVVNAGVLAELAAELHLGAALLLGKGEDQSGGREKPSILADAMEAVIGAVYLDRGWDGAWGLVMGLLGERITEAAAGPGGQDYKTRLQELAARRFDELPRYLVADDGPDHAKRFYATVYVAGEPHGAGEGRSKKQAEQAAAREAWQTLQAVRVPEARLPEAPVTASSPNGEDDA, encoded by the coding sequence CTGAGCACGAGCTCCGAGCTGGCCGCTCTCACCGAGCGCCTCGGGTTGGAGTTCCGCGACGACGACCTCCTCGCTCGCGCCCTGGCCCATCGGTCGTGGTGCGCGGAGACCGCCGGCACGGACTCGAACGAACGTCTCGAGTTCCTCGGCGACGCCGTGCTCGGGCTGATCGTCACCGATCACATCTTCCGCACCTACCCCTTGCTGCCCGAGGGGGAGCTGGCGAAGGTGCGCGCCTCGGTCGTCAACGCCGGGGTGCTGGCCGAGCTGGCGGCCGAGCTGCACCTGGGCGCGGCCCTGCTCCTGGGCAAGGGGGAGGACCAGTCGGGCGGCCGCGAGAAGCCCTCGATCCTCGCCGACGCGATGGAGGCCGTCATCGGCGCCGTCTACCTCGACCGCGGCTGGGACGGGGCGTGGGGGCTGGTGATGGGTCTGCTGGGCGAGCGCATCACCGAGGCCGCGGCCGGTCCCGGGGGGCAGGACTACAAGACCCGCCTGCAGGAGCTGGCCGCCCGGCGCTTCGACGAGCTGCCCCGCTACCTGGTCGCCGACGACGGGCCCGACCACGCCAAGCGCTTCTACGCCACCGTCTACGTGGCCGGCGAGCCTCACGGGGCCGGCGAAGGGCGGTCGAAGAAGCAGGCCGAGCAGGCCGCGGCGCGCGAGGCCTGGCAGACCCTGCAGGCGGTCCGGGTCCCGGAGGCGCGACTCCCGGAAGCGCCAGTCACTGCGAGCAGTCCCAATGGGGAGGACGACGCCTGA